In the genome of Coturnix japonica isolate 7356 chromosome Z, Coturnix japonica 2.1, whole genome shotgun sequence, one region contains:
- the LOC107305936 gene encoding putative COBW domain-containing protein 7 isoform X1 yields MVVGSDGRYLSKTAIEIVVQMAAANGHLTEEKPEGLVNEASRQVALADLVIVNKTDLVSREELNKVRTTVRSINGLVEILETQRSRVDLSNVLDLHAFDSLSGISLQKKLESMKTTDAHLDKDIVTVTLEVLGNIKEENLNLFIQNLLWEKNVKDRTGCTMDVIRLKGLVSIQGKSHQEIVQGVHELYDLEETAIEWKEDEKRTNRFIPRAGCIADLVIVNKTDLVSREELNKVRPTVRSINGLVEILETQRSRY; encoded by the exons ATGGTGGTGGGCAGCGACGGCCGCTACTTGAGCAAGACGGCCATCGAGATCGTCGTCCAGATGGCCGCGGCCAACGGG CACTTGACAGAGGAGAAGCCAGAAGGCCTTGTCAACGAAGCATCTCG GCAGGTTGCATTAGCTGATCTTGTAATCGTCAATAAAACGGATTTGGTTTCAAGGGAAGAATTGAATAAAGTCAGAACAACTGTCAG gTCAATAAATGGACTTGTCGAAATTTTGGAGACACAAAGGTCGAG AGTTGATCTTTCCAATGTGCTGGACCTGCATGCTTTTGACAGTCTATCTGGAATCAG CTTGCAGAAAAAATTGGAGAGTATGAAGACAACAGATGCACATCTCGACAAG GACATAGTGACAGTAACACTTGAAGTCCTAGGAAAtattaaggaagaaaaccttAATCTCTTTATACAG aATCTTCTGTGGGAAAAGAATGTGAAAGATAGGACTGGATGTACCATGGATGTCATAAGACTGAAG GGACTCGTATCTATTCAAGGCAAATCTCATCAAGAGATAGTCCAAGGTGTCCATGAGCTGTATGATCTGGAAGAGACTGCAATAGAatggaaagaagatgaaaaaagaacCAATAGGTTCATTCCCAGG GCAGGTTGCATAGCTGATCTTGTAATCGTCAATAAAACGGATTTGGTTTCAAGGGAAGAATTGAATAAAGTCAGACCAACTGTCAG gTCAATAAATGGACTTGTCGAAATTTTGGAGACACAAAGGTCGAGGTATTAG
- the LOC107305936 gene encoding putative COBW domain-containing protein 7 isoform X3, whose translation MVVGSDGRYLSKTAIEIVVQMAAANGHLTEEKPEGLVNEASRQVALADLVIVNKTDLVSREELNKVRTTVRSINGLVEILETQRSRVDLSNVLDLHAFDSLSGISLQKKLESMKTTDAHLDKDIVTVTLEVLGNIKEENLNLFIQNLLWEKNVKDRTGCTMDVIRLKGLVSIQGKSHQEIVQGVHELYDLEETAIEWKEDEKRTNRFIPRAGCIADLVIVNKTDLVSREELNKVRPTVRSCSEKEQ comes from the exons ATGGTGGTGGGCAGCGACGGCCGCTACTTGAGCAAGACGGCCATCGAGATCGTCGTCCAGATGGCCGCGGCCAACGGG CACTTGACAGAGGAGAAGCCAGAAGGCCTTGTCAACGAAGCATCTCG GCAGGTTGCATTAGCTGATCTTGTAATCGTCAATAAAACGGATTTGGTTTCAAGGGAAGAATTGAATAAAGTCAGAACAACTGTCAG gTCAATAAATGGACTTGTCGAAATTTTGGAGACACAAAGGTCGAG AGTTGATCTTTCCAATGTGCTGGACCTGCATGCTTTTGACAGTCTATCTGGAATCAG CTTGCAGAAAAAATTGGAGAGTATGAAGACAACAGATGCACATCTCGACAAG GACATAGTGACAGTAACACTTGAAGTCCTAGGAAAtattaaggaagaaaaccttAATCTCTTTATACAG aATCTTCTGTGGGAAAAGAATGTGAAAGATAGGACTGGATGTACCATGGATGTCATAAGACTGAAG GGACTCGTATCTATTCAAGGCAAATCTCATCAAGAGATAGTCCAAGGTGTCCATGAGCTGTATGATCTGGAAGAGACTGCAATAGAatggaaagaagatgaaaaaagaacCAATAGGTTCATTCCCAGG GCAGGTTGCATAGCTGATCTTGTAATCGTCAATAAAACGGATTTGGTTTCAAGGGAAGAATTGAATAAAGTCAGACCAACTGTCAG ATCGTGTAGTGAAAAAGAGCAGtga
- the LOC107305936 gene encoding putative COBW domain-containing protein 7 isoform X2 encodes MVVGSDGRYLSKTAIEIVVQMAAANGHLTEEKPEGLVNEASRQVALADLVIVNKTDLVSREELNKVRTTVRSINGLVEILETQRSRVDLSNVLDLHAFDSLSGISLQKKLESMKTTDAHLDKDIVTVTLEVLGNIKEENLNLFIQNLLWEKNVKDRTGCTMDVIRLKGLVSIQGKSHQEIVQGVHELYDLEETAIEWKEDEKRTNRFIPRHLTEEKPEGLVNEHLGMDIKTTFLIIVSDCTVRKIIQN; translated from the exons ATGGTGGTGGGCAGCGACGGCCGCTACTTGAGCAAGACGGCCATCGAGATCGTCGTCCAGATGGCCGCGGCCAACGGG CACTTGACAGAGGAGAAGCCAGAAGGCCTTGTCAACGAAGCATCTCG GCAGGTTGCATTAGCTGATCTTGTAATCGTCAATAAAACGGATTTGGTTTCAAGGGAAGAATTGAATAAAGTCAGAACAACTGTCAG gTCAATAAATGGACTTGTCGAAATTTTGGAGACACAAAGGTCGAG AGTTGATCTTTCCAATGTGCTGGACCTGCATGCTTTTGACAGTCTATCTGGAATCAG CTTGCAGAAAAAATTGGAGAGTATGAAGACAACAGATGCACATCTCGACAAG GACATAGTGACAGTAACACTTGAAGTCCTAGGAAAtattaaggaagaaaaccttAATCTCTTTATACAG aATCTTCTGTGGGAAAAGAATGTGAAAGATAGGACTGGATGTACCATGGATGTCATAAGACTGAAG GGACTCGTATCTATTCAAGGCAAATCTCATCAAGAGATAGTCCAAGGTGTCCATGAGCTGTATGATCTGGAAGAGACTGCAATAGAatggaaagaagatgaaaaaagaacCAATAGGTTCATTCCCAGG CACTTGACAGAGGAGAAGCCAGAAGGCCTTGTCAACGAGCATCTCGGTATGGATATCAAAACCACTTTTTTAATCATAGTCAGTGACTGCACTGTGCGGAAGATCATTCAaaattga